A region from the Candidatus Binatota bacterium genome encodes:
- a CDS encoding alcohol dehydrogenase, with product MAIKKTTAMVQTGPRALEAREFPLPDISDNDALLRVEACGICGSDHEQFNGVLPVPYPIIPGHEPLGIIEAIGDGAARRWGVDVGDRVAVETMLGCQSCRDCYSGSYHLCSTRQIYSYIPVDQPPGLWGAYSQYMYIAPNAVVHKVDPGLPPEIAVMFNPLGAGFRWAVEMPQTRPGDTVLILGPGQRGLASVIACRQVGAGDIIVTGLGADENKLELAREFGATHTINSEEENTAQRVREITNGRGADVVVEVTSYATEPVAASLDYARQGGTIVLAGVKGMKEVPGFVSDKAVLKELTIKGAMGVTWSAYDSAIRLIESGSVPIEKMHTHNFALEDAELAIRTLAREIPGEESVHSCLLPCA from the coding sequence ATGGCTATAAAGAAAACAACGGCAATGGTGCAGACCGGTCCGCGGGCGCTGGAGGCACGTGAGTTTCCGCTGCCCGACATCAGCGACAACGACGCGCTGTTGAGGGTCGAGGCCTGCGGCATCTGCGGCAGTGACCACGAGCAGTTTAACGGTGTGTTGCCCGTGCCTTACCCCATCATCCCGGGCCACGAACCGCTGGGCATAATCGAGGCCATAGGCGATGGCGCCGCCCGCAGGTGGGGCGTCGACGTGGGCGACCGCGTGGCGGTGGAGACCATGCTCGGCTGCCAGTCCTGCCGTGACTGTTACTCGGGCAGCTACCACCTGTGCTCCACGCGGCAGATCTATTCGTACATACCTGTCGATCAGCCGCCGGGTTTGTGGGGTGCGTACTCGCAGTACATGTACATTGCGCCCAACGCGGTGGTGCACAAGGTCGACCCCGGCCTGCCGCCGGAGATCGCCGTCATGTTCAACCCGCTGGGCGCGGGCTTTCGCTGGGCGGTAGAAATGCCGCAGACCCGTCCGGGCGACACCGTACTGATCCTGGGTCCCGGCCAGCGCGGACTCGCGTCGGTGATCGCCTGCCGGCAGGTGGGAGCGGGCGACATAATAGTGACCGGCCTCGGAGCCGACGAAAACAAACTAGAACTGGCTCGCGAGTTCGGGGCGACCCACACCATCAACTCCGAAGAAGAGAACACCGCGCAGCGCGTGCGCGAAATCACCAACGGCCGCGGTGCCGACGTGGTGGTGGAGGTGACCTCTTACGCCACCGAGCCGGTGGCCGCCAGCCTCGACTACGCCCGGCAGGGCGGCACCATAGTGCTGGCCGGAGTGAAGGGCATGAAAGAAGTACCAGGTTTTGTGTCCGACAAGGCAGTGCTCAAGGAGCTCACGATCAAGGGAGCCATGGGTGTCACCTGGTCGGCCTATGACTCGGCCATACGATTGATAGAATCGGGCAGCGTGCCGATCGAGAAGATGCACACCCACAATTTCGCACTCGAGGACGCCGAGCTGGCCATACGCACGCTGGCGCGCGAGATACCGGGCGAAGAGTCAGTGCACTCCTGCCTGCTGCCGTGCGCGTAG
- a CDS encoding aldehyde dehydrogenase: MEQYGLFIDGEYRDAKAGGTIKSINPATEQPWAEVASAGEADVDDAVEAARKAHASGVWRNKSYEERADILAAVAEVINGQGEALAAAEAQDGGGTIRKASFADVPGAAGTFQYFSGLCRGYKDEEEFAETVPVASRNIVRREPIGVCAGIVPWNFPILMASWKIAPALAAGNTVIIKPASVTPVTALILGQICKDAGVPDGVVNVVSGPGGVAGERLASHPDVGKVAFTGSTEVGRRIMQLASGTIKKVTLELGGKSPNIVLDDADLDTAALGACYGTFFHQGQVCESGTRVLVSENNHDELVDKMVSACDRIQVGDPMDMMSTMGPMVSSNQLDTVERYVGLGREAGAECVLGGDRPDMESGYYYNPTIFTGVDNGMRIAQEEIFGPVVSVIRYSDDEEAVRIANDSMYGLGGAVWSSDTERALSVARRLETGTVWINDYHMINVRFPFGGYKQSGVGRELGPWGMSAFQETKHIHVGEDTPDKIYFSALFN, from the coding sequence ATGGAGCAATACGGGCTTTTTATTGACGGAGAATATCGAGACGCGAAGGCTGGCGGGACCATAAAGAGCATCAACCCGGCGACCGAGCAGCCCTGGGCCGAGGTGGCCAGCGCCGGCGAAGCCGACGTAGACGACGCCGTTGAGGCCGCCCGCAAGGCCCACGCGTCCGGCGTGTGGCGAAACAAGAGCTACGAGGAGAGAGCCGACATCCTGGCGGCGGTGGCCGAGGTCATCAACGGGCAGGGCGAGGCCCTGGCGGCAGCCGAGGCCCAGGACGGTGGCGGCACCATACGCAAGGCCAGTTTTGCCGACGTGCCGGGAGCCGCCGGCACCTTTCAGTATTTCTCCGGGCTATGCCGCGGCTACAAAGACGAAGAAGAGTTCGCGGAGACGGTGCCGGTAGCGAGCCGCAACATCGTGCGTCGAGAACCCATCGGCGTGTGCGCCGGTATCGTGCCGTGGAACTTCCCCATACTGATGGCGTCGTGGAAGATAGCGCCAGCGCTGGCCGCTGGTAACACGGTCATCATCAAGCCGGCGTCGGTAACACCGGTGACCGCGCTCATACTGGGGCAGATCTGCAAGGACGCGGGCGTGCCCGACGGCGTGGTCAACGTCGTAAGTGGCCCCGGCGGCGTGGCCGGCGAGCGCCTGGCCTCTCACCCCGACGTGGGTAAGGTGGCGTTCACCGGCTCTACCGAGGTCGGCCGTCGTATCATGCAGCTGGCGTCGGGCACCATAAAGAAGGTGACCCTCGAGCTGGGCGGCAAGTCGCCCAACATCGTTCTCGACGATGCTGATCTCGACACCGCCGCGCTGGGTGCCTGCTACGGCACGTTCTTTCACCAGGGCCAGGTCTGCGAGTCGGGCACGCGGGTGCTGGTTTCGGAAAATAATCACGACGAACTCGTCGACAAGATGGTAAGCGCCTGCGATCGCATACAGGTAGGCGACCCAATGGACATGATGTCCACCATGGGCCCCATGGTGAGCAGTAACCAGCTCGACACCGTGGAGCGGTACGTGGGACTCGGCCGCGAGGCAGGGGCCGAGTGCGTGCTGGGCGGCGATCGCCCCGACATGGAGAGCGGCTACTACTACAACCCCACTATCTTTACGGGCGTGGACAACGGCATGCGCATCGCCCAGGAAGAAATCTTCGGCCCCGTGGTGTCGGTGATACGTTATTCCGACGACGAAGAGGCAGTGCGTATCGCCAACGACTCGATGTACGGGCTTGGTGGGGCCGTGTGGTCGAGCGATACCGAGCGCGCTTTGTCGGTGGCCCGGCGACTCGAAACCGGCACCGTGTGGATCAACGACTACCACATGATCAACGTCCGTTTTCCCTTTGGAGGCTACAAGCAAAGTGGCGTGGGCCGCGAGCTGGGCCCCTGGGGTATGTCGGCGTTCCAGGAAACCAAGCACATCCACGTGGGCGAGGACACGCCAGACAAGATCTACTTCAGCGCCCTGTTTAACTGA
- a CDS encoding malonyl-CoA synthase (catalyzes the formation of malonyl-CoA from malonate and CoA): MNLARRILDTLQADSSLAAVSGLQETGLDHGDNDTPFLAWTQNREQLLERTALWSSRLRQEGIEPGQRVLLGPSRGPELVALHLAVLSSGAVVVPLNSSLSTAEVEELLPRALPSLIVTSPGIARHHAAAAGNSGCRWLSEDELSPHEDLAPALSVESRQPADTALLLFTSGTTGQPKGVPLSHGQLLANLAQLALAWQRNPDDRLLHLLPAHHFHGLVLGLYGSLLAGNEIVLAPRFDARACLDAIAALDAKLLMGVPTVYRRLLAEAGPDDSLATLRLALCGSAPLDAQLWQQFYERFGVELVERYGLTETGIISSNLPGDTAAGSAGFPLPGTLIALCDHDAGTGDHPIYREGGPGLPASGPGEVCVQGPTVFSGYLQNDGSPDNSDDANKGWFHTGDIGRFDDRGRLYLDGRIKDLVISGGSNIVPAEVERLLSTVEGVAEVVVAGLPDDDLGEVPAAWIVGAAGADPALLERALTRVADEKLARYKRPRRYRFVAELPRNAMGKLDRSALPRG, encoded by the coding sequence ATGAACCTGGCAAGGCGAATCCTCGACACACTGCAAGCTGACAGCTCGCTGGCCGCTGTCTCCGGTTTGCAGGAGACCGGCTTGGACCACGGCGACAACGACACGCCCTTCCTCGCCTGGACACAAAACCGCGAGCAACTGCTCGAGCGAACCGCGCTGTGGTCGTCGCGCCTGCGACAGGAAGGCATAGAGCCCGGCCAACGCGTGCTACTCGGCCCCTCGCGCGGTCCTGAGCTGGTAGCCCTGCACCTGGCAGTGCTCTCCAGCGGCGCCGTGGTGGTGCCGCTCAACAGCTCGCTGTCGACGGCCGAGGTCGAGGAGCTGCTACCGCGCGCCCTGCCCTCGCTGATAGTTACCAGCCCCGGCATCGCCCGGCATCACGCCGCTGCGGCTGGCAACAGTGGCTGTCGGTGGCTTAGCGAAGACGAACTCTCCCCGCACGAAGACCTGGCCCCAGCACTATCGGTCGAAAGCCGACAACCGGCAGACACAGCGCTGCTGCTGTTTACCTCGGGCACCACTGGCCAGCCCAAGGGCGTGCCGTTGTCACACGGCCAACTCCTGGCCAACCTCGCCCAGCTGGCCCTGGCCTGGCAACGCAATCCAGACGACCGCCTGCTGCACCTGTTGCCGGCCCATCATTTTCACGGCCTCGTGCTGGGACTGTACGGCAGCCTGCTGGCGGGCAACGAGATCGTGCTGGCGCCGCGTTTTGACGCACGCGCCTGCCTCGACGCGATAGCCGCGCTCGATGCGAAACTGCTTATGGGCGTTCCCACCGTCTACCGGCGACTGCTGGCGGAAGCCGGCCCCGACGATTCGCTGGCGACTCTCAGGCTGGCTCTTTGTGGCTCAGCACCGCTGGACGCCCAGCTGTGGCAGCAGTTTTACGAGCGCTTCGGCGTCGAGCTGGTCGAACGCTACGGGTTGACCGAAACCGGCATCATATCGAGCAACCTGCCCGGCGACACGGCGGCCGGCAGCGCCGGGTTTCCCCTGCCCGGCACCCTCATAGCTCTTTGTGACCACGACGCGGGGACCGGCGATCACCCGATCTACCGCGAGGGAGGACCGGGCTTGCCCGCCAGTGGGCCGGGTGAAGTATGCGTGCAGGGGCCGACCGTTTTTTCGGGCTACCTGCAAAATGACGGCAGCCCGGACAACAGCGACGACGCAAACAAGGGATGGTTTCACACCGGCGATATCGGACGCTTTGATGATCGCGGGCGCCTCTACCTCGACGGCCGCATCAAGGACCTGGTCATCAGCGGCGGCTCCAATATTGTGCCGGCCGAGGTCGAGCGCCTGCTGTCAACCGTGGAGGGCGTTGCCGAAGTGGTGGTGGCTGGCCTGCCCGACGACGACCTCGGCGAGGTGCCCGCCGCCTGGATCGTGGGCGCAGCCGGTGCCGACCCGGCACTGCTCGAACGAGCCCTCACTCGGGTGGCCGACGAAAAACTTGCTCGCTATAAGAGACCGCGCCGCTACCGCTTCGTGGCCGAACTGCCGCGCAACGCCATGGGCAAGCTCGACCGCTCGGCGTTGCCGCGCGGCTGA
- the smpB gene encoding SsrA-binding protein SmpB has translation MAKRSGSKGRGALAENRRVRYQYMVEDTMEAGIVLVGSEVKAIREGRANLADSYVRLRRGEAYLQGCHVGACSSQGEQGHESVHDRKLLLHRREIDKLEGKVRQSGYTLVVTRLYDSGGKIKAEVVLAKGKKKHDKRSSLKDRERQREAARATKLRF, from the coding sequence GTGGCTAAGCGATCGGGCAGCAAGGGAAGGGGGGCTCTGGCCGAGAACCGCCGCGTGCGTTACCAGTACATGGTCGAGGATACCATGGAGGCCGGTATCGTACTGGTCGGCAGCGAGGTGAAGGCCATACGCGAGGGCCGCGCCAACCTCGCCGATTCCTACGTTCGATTGCGCCGCGGCGAGGCTTACCTGCAGGGCTGCCACGTGGGGGCCTGTTCTTCGCAGGGCGAGCAGGGCCACGAGTCGGTGCACGACCGCAAGCTGCTCCTGCATCGCCGCGAAATCGACAAGCTCGAGGGCAAGGTGCGGCAGAGCGGCTACACGCTGGTCGTGACGCGCCTTTACGACAGTGGCGGGAAAATCAAGGCGGAGGTAGTGCTCGCGAAGGGCAAGAAAAAACACGACAAGCGCTCCTCGCTCAAGGATCGCGAGCGCCAGCGAGAGGCCGCGCGCGCCACCAAGCTCCGGTTCTGA
- a CDS encoding aspartate 1-decarboxylase → MRKMLRGKIHRATVTGADLDYEGSVTIDSELMDAAGLITGEAVHVWNVTNGERFETYAIEGAAGSRVVCINGAAAHKASRGDLVIVAAFGWMEDSQALSWKPSCVFVDEANNPVDEGREEVPGQAFG, encoded by the coding sequence ATGCGTAAGATGCTGAGAGGCAAAATCCATCGCGCCACCGTCACCGGTGCCGACCTCGACTACGAGGGCAGCGTGACCATAGACAGCGAGCTCATGGACGCAGCCGGCCTGATCACGGGCGAAGCCGTACACGTGTGGAACGTGACCAACGGCGAGCGTTTTGAGACCTACGCCATCGAGGGCGCGGCAGGCTCACGGGTGGTCTGCATCAACGGCGCCGCGGCTCACAAGGCTTCGCGTGGCGACCTCGTAATAGTTGCCGCCTTCGGCTGGATGGAAGACTCGCAGGCCTTGAGCTGGAAGCCCAGCTGCGTGTTCGTAGACGAGGCGAACAACCCGGTCGACGAGGGACGCGAAGAAGTACCCGGCCAGGCCTTCGGCTGA
- a CDS encoding pantoate--beta-alanine ligase codes for MKTVTDIAVMRELSRQVRGAGLRVGLVPTMGFLHEGHLELVRRAKADADVVVVSIFVNPAQFNDPGDFENYPRNTSADEAMLQAEGVDMMFVPEAEQVYPAGSASRVIVSGLADTLCGPGRPGHFDGVATVVSALFNMVEPDFAVFGEKDYQQLQVIRRMAADLHFGVDVVSVATCREPDGVAMSTRNERLSAAERQQAPAIYRGLCLASDAWQTGEDSSQALVGLVASEIEAAEGMTAEYVSLVDGATLQPVPRATAGCVLAVAAALGPVRLIDNVVLQRTASAVTAADKEETPAHA; via the coding sequence TTGAAAACTGTAACCGATATAGCAGTCATGCGTGAGCTGTCGCGACAGGTTCGCGGCGCGGGGCTGCGCGTGGGCCTGGTGCCGACCATGGGTTTTCTCCACGAGGGGCACCTCGAGCTGGTGCGTCGCGCGAAGGCCGATGCCGACGTCGTGGTCGTGTCGATTTTTGTTAACCCGGCGCAGTTCAACGACCCGGGTGATTTTGAAAACTACCCCCGCAACACTTCGGCCGACGAGGCCATGCTGCAGGCCGAGGGAGTCGACATGATGTTCGTGCCCGAGGCGGAGCAGGTGTACCCGGCGGGATCGGCCAGCCGGGTGATAGTATCGGGACTGGCCGACACCCTCTGCGGTCCCGGCAGGCCCGGGCACTTTGACGGCGTGGCCACGGTGGTGAGTGCGCTGTTCAACATGGTCGAGCCCGACTTCGCGGTCTTCGGCGAGAAGGACTACCAGCAACTGCAGGTAATACGCCGCATGGCCGCCGACCTTCACTTTGGCGTCGATGTTGTTTCGGTGGCCACCTGCCGAGAGCCCGACGGCGTGGCCATGAGCACGCGCAACGAACGCCTCTCGGCCGCAGAACGGCAGCAGGCCCCCGCCATCTACCGCGGCCTGTGCCTGGCCAGCGACGCCTGGCAGACAGGCGAAGACTCGTCGCAGGCCCTGGTCGGCCTCGTGGCCTCGGAAATCGAAGCCGCCGAGGGAATGACGGCCGAGTACGTGAGCCTGGTCGATGGTGCCACGCTGCAACCCGTGCCGCGGGCCACGGCAGGCTGCGTGCTGGCCGTGGCCGCCGCGCTGGGGCCGGTACGCTTGATTGACAACGTGGTATTGCAACGCACGGCCTCGGCCGTGACTGCTGCCGACAAAGAGGAGACTCCCGCACATGCGTAA
- the panB gene encoding 3-methyl-2-oxobutanoate hydroxymethyltransferase has product MTTGIADSKFTEKKVTVPGVIDAKGERRLTMLTAYDFTFSRLADRAGVDMLLVGDSLAMVVQGMDNTLGVTMDEMVYHVRMVARGRKRALVVADMPFMSYQVSAEEALVNAGRFIKEAGAEAVKLEGGVNIADTVARLSNIDIPVVGHIGLTPQSVHRMGGHKVQGRESGGAPGARERILADARALEDAGAFAIVIEGVPSELGREITESVNVPTIGIGAGPSCDGQVLVMHDVLGLEERIAPRFVRRYAELGTVATEAIGSYVAEVRDGSFPAPEHCFSSRKPRSANRPPSRRRALGGS; this is encoded by the coding sequence ATGACCACCGGAATAGCTGACAGTAAGTTTACTGAGAAAAAAGTGACCGTGCCCGGCGTCATCGACGCCAAGGGCGAGCGTCGCTTGACCATGCTCACCGCCTACGACTTTACCTTCTCGCGCCTGGCCGACCGGGCGGGCGTGGACATGCTGCTGGTGGGAGACTCGCTGGCCATGGTGGTACAGGGCATGGACAACACCCTGGGTGTCACCATGGACGAGATGGTCTACCACGTGCGCATGGTGGCCCGCGGCCGCAAGCGTGCCCTGGTGGTGGCCGACATGCCCTTCATGTCTTACCAGGTGTCGGCCGAAGAGGCGCTGGTAAACGCCGGTCGCTTCATCAAGGAAGCCGGCGCCGAGGCCGTCAAGCTCGAGGGCGGAGTCAACATCGCCGATACAGTGGCGCGCCTGTCCAACATCGACATCCCCGTGGTGGGCCACATTGGCCTGACCCCGCAGTCGGTGCACCGCATGGGCGGACACAAGGTGCAGGGCCGCGAGAGCGGTGGCGCACCGGGGGCCCGCGAACGGATCCTGGCCGACGCCCGCGCGCTCGAAGACGCGGGAGCCTTTGCCATCGTGATAGAGGGCGTTCCCTCCGAGCTTGGTCGCGAGATCACCGAATCAGTAAACGTGCCCACCATAGGCATAGGTGCCGGCCCCTCCTGCGACGGGCAGGTGCTGGTCATGCACGACGTGCTCGGGCTCGAAGAACGCATAGCCCCACGCTTTGTGCGCCGTTACGCCGAGCTGGGAACGGTGGCCACCGAGGCCATAGGCAGCTACGTGGCCGAGGTTCGCGACGGCAGCTTTCCGGCACCCGAGCACTGCTTCTCGTCGCGTAAGCCACGCTCGGCCAACAGGCCACCTTCGCGGCGCAGGGCGCTGGGCGGTTCCTGA
- a CDS encoding deoxynucleoside kinase, whose amino-acid sequence MRYIAVEGPIAVGKSSLAQALAQNYGARLVREPLEDNPFLARFYEEPQRYAFTAQLSFLIERYRQQQELVQMDLFQQATVADYLFAKDRIFAEITLSEDELVLYDRIYGLLDARVRQPDLVVFLDADIDVLLRRLRKRARSFEKRLGREYLEKLAEAYRRFFHGYRDAPLLVVNSSDIDFVENGGDFTDLVREIDGMGQGVQHYVPLGSN is encoded by the coding sequence CTGCGTTATATCGCAGTGGAGGGGCCCATAGCGGTGGGCAAGAGCTCGCTGGCCCAGGCCCTGGCCCAGAACTACGGGGCCCGCCTGGTGCGCGAGCCGCTGGAAGACAACCCCTTCCTGGCCCGTTTTTACGAGGAACCGCAGCGCTACGCCTTTACCGCCCAGCTCTCGTTTCTCATCGAACGCTACCGCCAGCAGCAGGAACTGGTGCAGATGGATCTTTTTCAACAGGCCACCGTAGCCGACTATTTGTTCGCAAAAGACCGTATTTTTGCTGAAATCACCCTTTCCGAGGACGAATTGGTCCTTTACGATCGTATTTATGGATTGCTTGATGCTCGAGTCAGGCAACCTGACCTGGTCGTGTTCCTTGACGCGGACATCGATGTCCTGCTAAGGAGACTGAGGAAGCGCGCCCGATCTTTTGAGAAAAGGCTCGGACGCGAGTACCTTGAGAAGCTGGCAGAAGCGTACAGGCGCTTCTTCCATGGATACCGGGACGCCCCGTTGTTGGTCGTCAACAGTTCGGACATCGACTTTGTCGAGAATGGCGGTGATTTCACCGACCTCGTCCGGGAGATTGACGGCATGGGACAGGGTGTCCAGCATTACGTACCGCTTGGATCCAACTAA
- the nagZ gene encoding beta-N-acetylhexosaminidase, translating to MSPRSAAGVVEKAEVEAGGFLVTGIEEARLGDDDSGRLERIMPFAVILFARHMPDLESLLSLTAQLRERDADCLLAIDHEGGRVDRTPDPFTHFPAALNMARHGDPGAVKHAGACQGAELRAAGFDIDFGPVLDIHTNEANPIIGDRAFGTTPEEVSHFALPWLQGLSESGVTGCGKHFPGHGDTDLDSHLALPTVSHNIDRLRSVELRPFARAIASGVPMLMTAHLLCRALDAELPASLSKAAVSGYLRDELGYNGVVIVDDLEMKAVANQYGAGEAAVMALQAGNDLAMVCNGGRAMDEAHEGIARAIADRRIDEGQLARSRSRLSRLRKRALKGRKKTGPISAIGAEEHRLLAAQLA from the coding sequence ATGTCCCCGCGTTCGGCAGCAGGGGTGGTGGAGAAGGCGGAAGTGGAGGCCGGCGGGTTCCTGGTGACAGGTATCGAGGAGGCCCGCCTCGGGGACGACGACAGTGGTCGGCTCGAGCGGATCATGCCCTTTGCGGTGATACTTTTTGCCCGCCACATGCCCGATCTCGAAAGCTTGCTTTCGCTCACGGCCCAGCTGCGTGAGCGCGACGCCGACTGCCTGCTGGCCATAGACCACGAGGGCGGCCGCGTAGACCGCACGCCCGATCCCTTTACGCACTTTCCTGCCGCTCTCAACATGGCCCGGCACGGCGACCCCGGGGCGGTAAAGCACGCTGGCGCCTGCCAGGGTGCAGAGCTTCGCGCGGCGGGCTTCGACATCGACTTCGGGCCGGTGCTCGACATCCACACCAACGAGGCCAACCCCATCATCGGGGACCGCGCCTTCGGAACCACGCCTGAAGAAGTGTCACACTTTGCCCTCCCCTGGCTGCAAGGCTTGAGCGAGTCGGGAGTAACCGGCTGCGGTAAACATTTTCCGGGCCACGGCGACACCGACCTCGACTCGCACCTCGCCCTTCCCACCGTCAGCCACAACATAGACCGACTGCGCAGCGTTGAACTGAGACCATTTGCGCGCGCCATTGCCAGCGGCGTGCCCATGCTCATGACCGCCCACCTGCTCTGCCGCGCCCTGGACGCCGAGCTGCCCGCGAGTCTGAGCAAGGCGGCGGTCAGCGGCTACCTGCGCGACGAGCTGGGTTACAATGGCGTGGTGATCGTGGATGACCTCGAGATGAAAGCCGTGGCCAACCAGTACGGTGCCGGTGAAGCCGCCGTCATGGCACTGCAGGCGGGCAACGATCTCGCCATGGTGTGCAACGGTGGCCGGGCGATGGACGAAGCCCACGAGGGAATCGCACGCGCCATAGCCGACCGTAGAATCGACGAAGGACAGCTGGCCCGCTCGCGCTCGCGACTGTCCAGGCTACGCAAGCGGGCGCTCAAGGGACGAAAAAAAACGGGACCAATCTCGGCTATCGGTGCCGAAGAACATCGCCTGCTGGCTGCGCAACTTGCGTAA
- a CDS encoding SPOR domain-containing protein has translation MQVKHSMKKPTGLAFGAVTTLGIVLLVLAVARQAGDLPAGLSGDLGFGNAGLALAGLGVGTVATDDSTNDSTGALDAQQLAASTLRERFLQGTPYEETVIDAPAAPSYERGSSYQRGSNKAEVLPADGWLAAPSSSESNGDADADAANLAVDEIRKEVQKNTAAPAAAVKPVAPAAPVAPPLVQTAEAAPGAVPAMSLQVGAFRQVESAMSLKNRLLPRFPDTWISLINSGGEPLYRVRVGHFFGVEETTSLKAELLAHGFPSFRTTN, from the coding sequence ATGCAGGTGAAACACTCGATGAAGAAACCAACCGGGCTGGCCTTTGGCGCGGTAACTACACTGGGAATAGTGTTGCTGGTACTGGCGGTTGCCAGGCAGGCAGGCGATCTACCGGCCGGGTTGTCCGGCGACCTTGGGTTCGGTAATGCCGGGCTGGCACTGGCCGGCCTGGGAGTGGGCACGGTAGCCACCGACGACAGCACCAACGACAGCACCGGCGCCCTGGATGCGCAGCAGCTGGCGGCCTCCACCCTGCGCGAGCGCTTCCTGCAAGGGACACCGTACGAAGAAACCGTAATCGACGCGCCCGCGGCACCTTCTTACGAACGCGGCTCGTCCTACCAACGGGGATCGAACAAGGCGGAAGTACTGCCGGCCGACGGCTGGCTGGCTGCGCCCAGCTCGAGCGAAAGCAACGGCGACGCCGACGCCGACGCCGCCAACCTGGCCGTCGATGAAATCCGCAAGGAAGTACAGAAGAATACAGCTGCTCCCGCGGCGGCTGTAAAGCCGGTGGCACCAGCTGCACCGGTGGCCCCGCCGCTCGTACAGACCGCCGAGGCTGCGCCCGGGGCCGTGCCGGCGATGTCGTTGCAAGTGGGAGCCTTCAGGCAGGTCGAGAGCGCGATGTCATTGAAGAACCGCCTGCTGCCTCGTTTCCCCGATACCTGGATAAGCCTTATAAATTCCGGCGGCGAGCCACTCTACCGCGTACGCGTGGGTCACTTCTTCGGTGTCGAAGAAACGACCTCGCTCAAGGCCGAGTTGCTGGCGCACGGTTTTCCCTCCTTCCGTACTACGAACTGA
- the mtnA gene encoding S-methyl-5-thioribose-1-phosphate isomerase, translating into MAEIRPIALRSGVLELIDQRRLPFVETVIRCRGARETARAINRMVVRGAPAIGVTAAFGIALEAARFRKSRLLEDYDAASSLLLASRPTAVNLAWALSSLRPLAVAAAEAGMTPARLSSRLVRQARRMLTDDVAANRAIGEHGARLIRRRGPLVTHCNAGALATAGYGTAVGVIRRAWELDNSREVYAGETRPYLQGARLTAWELTKLGIPVTLMTDSMAGRLFQSRAIAAVVVGTDRTAANGDVANKVGTYPLAVLARRHGVPFFVAAPTSSIDLGCPHGDDIPIEERDASEVTHVAGRRVAADGVKVFNPAFDVTPSELVTAIITEQGVVRGNYATGLRRVVSRARSARAAVAKAALSS; encoded by the coding sequence ATGGCAGAAATAAGGCCCATAGCGCTGCGCAGCGGCGTGCTCGAGCTCATCGACCAGCGCCGGCTGCCGTTTGTGGAGACGGTGATCCGCTGTCGCGGCGCGCGTGAGACGGCCCGCGCTATAAACCGCATGGTTGTGCGCGGCGCGCCGGCCATAGGCGTGACCGCCGCTTTCGGCATCGCTCTTGAAGCCGCGCGGTTTCGCAAGAGCCGGCTGCTCGAAGACTACGACGCGGCCTCGTCGCTGCTCCTGGCCTCGCGGCCCACGGCGGTCAACCTGGCCTGGGCTCTGAGCAGCCTGCGCCCGCTGGCCGTGGCCGCGGCGGAGGCGGGCATGACGCCGGCGCGCTTATCGAGCAGGCTCGTCAGGCAGGCCCGGCGCATGCTCACCGACGACGTGGCGGCCAATCGCGCCATCGGCGAGCACGGCGCAAGGCTCATACGGCGGCGCGGGCCGCTGGTGACCCACTGCAACGCCGGCGCGCTGGCCACGGCCGGCTACGGCACGGCGGTCGGAGTCATACGAAGGGCCTGGGAACTGGACAATTCGCGCGAAGTTTATGCCGGCGAAACACGCCCCTACCTGCAGGGTGCTCGGCTGACGGCCTGGGAGCTTACGAAGTTGGGGATCCCGGTAACGCTCATGACCGACAGCATGGCCGGCCGCCTGTTCCAGAGCCGTGCCATAGCCGCAGTGGTGGTGGGCACCGATCGTACGGCAGCCAACGGTGACGTGGCCAACAAGGTGGGCACCTACCCCCTGGCAGTATTGGCGCGCAGGCACGGTGTGCCGTTCTTCGTGGCCGCGCCCACTTCTTCTATTGATCTTGGTTGTCCCCATGGCGACGACATTCCCATAGAGGAGCGCGACGCTTCGGAGGTCACGCACGTGGCGGGCCGTCGCGTGGCGGCCGATGGTGTCAAGGTGTTCAACCCGGCCTTCGACGTCACGCCTTCCGAACTGGTGACGGCGATAATAACCGAGCAGGGAGTTGTTCGGGGAAACTACGCCACCGGGTTGCGCCGGGTTGTATCCCGGGCCCGATCAGCAAGGGCAGCGGTCGCCAAGGCAGCCCTCAGTTCGTAG